The following proteins are co-located in the Clostridiales bacterium genome:
- a CDS encoding PAS domain-containing protein, translating to MEQEKDLIQSQQDENLVLKAENLTLETENLALQDENLALKLEIEEINTELEHLKLEKMTALVLGDAIDDGICIVNANGFVTNINRCYTEITEITEEEIVGKSIEELLEKKYFSEAVSLEVLKTKRKVSALSTIYRNDKKVLIVGIPFFDSNHEVLKVITVMRNMTELIRLKEDLENSEIKKRQYKEELKSLKRERAENGFLGSDPTILRVKELIQYVAQTDATVLITGETGSGKEVVAREIFKQSKRKNGPYVKVNCSAIPENLLESELFGYVKGAFTGADKKDKKGLFETANHGTILLDEISEMPLKLQTKLLRVLQERELIRVGGTESIKIDTRVIASTNKSLEEMVKNNTFRADLYYRLNVFPIALPSLRERRNDIPEIASGFLAKFNRFYEKNKEFAGQAIEALTEYEWPGNVRELENIVERIVIISSNRILGREDVERIIYMGEKKPNIVETRSISRVGLKQAVQNYEKEILERVLKEYGNSYAAADVLKTTQPTIVRKAQALGIPLRRKT from the coding sequence ATGGAACAAGAAAAGGATTTAATTCAAAGCCAGCAGGATGAAAATCTCGTATTGAAAGCTGAAAACCTTACACTGGAAACTGAGAATCTGGCACTGCAAGATGAGAACCTCGCGCTGAAGCTCGAAATCGAGGAAATCAACACGGAACTCGAACATCTCAAGCTGGAAAAAATGACAGCGTTGGTTCTGGGTGATGCCATTGATGATGGGATCTGTATCGTAAATGCCAATGGTTTTGTGACCAATATCAATCGCTGTTATACAGAAATTACCGAGATCACAGAAGAAGAAATCGTAGGGAAGTCCATTGAGGAGCTGCTGGAAAAAAAATATTTTTCCGAAGCGGTATCTCTTGAGGTACTCAAGACAAAGAGAAAGGTTTCTGCTCTTTCGACTATTTATCGGAATGACAAGAAGGTTCTAATTGTCGGCATTCCATTTTTTGACTCCAATCACGAAGTTCTTAAGGTCATTACTGTTATGAGAAATATGACAGAGCTGATCCGCTTAAAAGAGGATCTGGAGAACTCAGAAATTAAGAAACGCCAATATAAAGAGGAACTGAAGTCCCTGAAGAGGGAGCGGGCAGAAAACGGGTTTCTGGGAAGTGATCCAACCATTCTGCGTGTGAAAGAGCTCATTCAATATGTTGCCCAGACAGATGCCACTGTACTGATTACAGGGGAAACCGGCTCAGGGAAGGAAGTGGTTGCCCGTGAAATCTTCAAACAGAGCAAGCGGAAGAATGGCCCTTATGTCAAAGTCAATTGCTCTGCTATTCCCGAAAATCTTTTGGAATCAGAACTATTCGGGTATGTAAAGGGTGCATTTACTGGTGCTGACAAGAAGGACAAGAAAGGGCTATTTGAGACAGCCAATCACGGGACGATTTTACTGGATGAAATCAGCGAGATGCCGCTGAAGCTTCAAACCAAGCTCCTGCGGGTACTCCAGGAAAGAGAACTGATCAGAGTAGGCGGAACAGAGAGCATCAAGATCGATACAAGAGTCATTGCCTCTACTAATAAAAGTTTGGAGGAGATGGTGAAAAACAATACCTTTCGAGCCGACCTCTATTATCGGTTGAACGTATTTCCAATTGCGCTCCCTTCCCTGAGGGAACGGAGGAATGATATCCCGGAGATCGCTTCTGGCTTCCTCGCCAAATTTAACCGCTTCTATGAAAAAAATAAGGAATTTGCAGGTCAGGCAATTGAGGCGCTGACAGAATATGAGTGGCCTGGAAACGTGCGGGAATTGGAGAACATTGTGGAGAGGATCGTGATTATCTCCTCCAATCGGATCCTGGGCAGAGAGGATGTTGAAAGAATTATTTATATGGGTGAAAAAAAGCCCAATATTGTAGAGACCAGAAGTATCAGCAGGGTCGGGCTGAAACAGGCTGTACAGAACTATGAAAAAGAGATCCTTGAGCGGGTTTTGAAAGAGTATGGCAACTCTTACGCTGCCGCTGATGTTCTGAAAACCACACAGCCGACCATCGTTAGAAAGGCACAGGCTTTGGGTATCCCCCTCAGGAGAAAAACGTAG